The DNA region CCCACCAAAAGAAGGCCCCCGCCCAACAGGGTACCCGCGGGCAGGCCCAGGCGGGGTACCCAAGGGGAAAGGAGGACCAGAAGCAAGAGGGGGAGGCCCATGCCTGGCCCTGCGGCCCCCGGAGAAGCCGCGAAGAGTTTTTCCAGAAGGGGCAACAGGGGCACCACCGCGTAGAGGGTGCTGTAGAGGGCTACCCCAGAGAGCGCCACCGCCCACCCCATCCCCCTTATCCTATGGTCAGCATGCGCCTTCTTCAGGTGGCCTTGCCCCTGCCCCTTCCCCCCATGACCTACCTGCCCCCCCTGGGCCCAAAGGGGGTAGATGGGGAAGAGGCCCTGGGGAAGCGGGTGGCGGTGCCCTGGCGAGGGGAGGTGCGGGTGGGGGTGGTGGTGGGGGAAGGTGGCAGGCCGAGCCATGCCCTACGGCATGCCATCGCCTACCTGGACTCGAGGCCCTATCTGCGCCCGGAGGAGATCCTTTTCCTGGAGGAGGCCGCCCGCTACCTCTTTGCCCCCTTGGGCCAGGTGCTTGCCGATTTCCTGCCCCCTTTCCCCGAGCTAAAGCACCGGGTGCGCCTCTACCCGGGGGCGGACCCAGCCCTTCTGCCCAAGGGGCTGGAGAGCCTTATCACCTGGCAGGAGGCCAAGGGCTTTGACCCCAGGCTCTTGGATTACCTGCGGGAGGCTGGGGTTTTGCAGGAGGAGGTGGGCTTCAAGGAGGGGAGACGGGTCCTCCTCCCCTTGCAGGAGCGCCATCCCGAGCCCCTTTTGGACGCCATCTTGCAGGTGCTCCGCTCCTTGGGGCAGGCGGAGAGCCTGGCGGCCTTGGCCCGGGCCGCCGGGGTGGGGGTGGGCCGGGTAAAGAGGCTTCTCGCCGAGGGGTATATCGGTTACGGAGCCCCCAGGGAACCCTCCCCCCAGGGCGAACCCCTGGAACCCCTTTTCCTGCCGGAAAGGCCAGAGAGGCTCAACGGGGGAAGGTTTGGGGAGAGGATGCGCCTCCTGGCGGGCCTGGTGAGCGCGGGAAGCCACCTGGTCCTCTTCCCCGAGGTGAGCCTTTTGGAGCGCTTCCTTCGCCACTTTCCCCAGGCTAGGCCCTACCACGGGGGCCTTTCCCGGGAGGCGCGGGAGGCCCTTTTTCGAAATCCCGGGGGCTTGGTTTTCGCCACCTATGGCGGGCTACTCCTCCCCTTCACCCCGGATTCCCTGGTGGTGGTGGAGGAGGGTAGCGAAAGCTACAAGCTTCCCTCGGGAAGCAGGGCCTTTGTACCCCCCTTGGCGGAGCTAAGGGCCAGGCTTTTGGGCGTGCCCCTCACCTACCTTTCCCTGGTTCCCGCGGTGGAGGTCTTGGAAAAGCCGGGCCTGGCCTTTCCCGTGCCCAGGCCGAGGCTTCTCCTGGTGGACCTGAGGAGGGAAAAGGGGTATCCCCTTGCGGGCAGGGCCTGGGCCCTTCTAAGGCAGGTGGAGGAGAAAGGGCGGCAGGCCCTGGTCCTTTCTTCCCGCCTGGGCTATAGCGCCCTCCTCCTCTGCGCTGACTGCGGGTACAAGCCCACCTGCCCCAACTGCGCCCTTCCCTTGCGCTACCACAAGGGGGGAAAGGGAGAGCTGGTCTGCCACCAGTGCGGCCACCGCCAGCCTCCCCCGGCCCTGTGCCCGGAGTGTGGCTCCCCCCTCCTCGAGCCCAAGGGGCCGGGGCTGGAGTGGCTAGAGGAGGAGCTGAAGGGGCGCCTTTCCCTGCCCGTGTACCGCTACTCCAAGGAGGGGAAGGACGACCTGGGCCCCCTTCTTGCGGGGGAGCCTGGGGTGGTGGTGGGCACCACCGCCTTACTCCGGGGCCCGGTGCTCCCCGAGCTGGCCTTGGTCCTCCTGCCCTATGCGGATGGCTTCCTCTACGATGCCGACTTCCGCGCCGCCGAGCGGTACCATCGCCTGCTTTGGGCCCTTACCGAGCTGAGGCCGGGAAGAAGGCCCCTTCTGGTCCTCCAGACCTACACCCCCGACCACCCAGCCCACGAGGCGCTTTTGCAGGGAAGCGTGGAGGCCTTCCCCTGGAGGGAAAAGGCCCTGCGGGAGGCCCTGGACTACCCCCCCAAGGTGCGGATGGTGAAGCTGGAGGTGGCCCACCGCAAGGAGGAGCGGGCCCTCGAGGAGGCCTATGCCCTCCTCTCCGCCCTGAAGGGGGTGGCCCGGGAGGGGGAGGTGCTGGGCCCGGCCCCTGGCCCGGTGCCCCGGGTGAAGGGGCTGTACGTCTTCCACCTCCTCCTAAAGGGAAGCACGGAGCGGCTTAGGGAGCTTCTTTCCCGCCTGGACCGCCGTCGCTTCAAGCTGGACCCCGATCCCCACCGCTTTGTGGGGCTTTTGGAGGATTAGCATGGAGCACGCCGTGGCGTCCTTGGAGGCCCGCGCCTGGATAGAGGTGGACCTCAAGGCCCTCGAGGCCAACTGGCTTCTCCTTAAGGCCAAGGCCAGGGGGGAGGTCATTCCCGTCCTCAAGGCCGAGGCCTACGGGCATGGGGCCCTGCCCCTGGCCCGGTTCCTCTTCCAAAAGGGGGCCAGGCGGGTGGCGGTGGCCACGGTGGGGGAGGGAAAGGCCCTAAGGCATGGGGGTGTGGCCGGGGAGATCCTCCTCTTGGGTAGCCTCCACCCCTTGGAGGCGGAAGAGGCCCTGCGCCTGGGCCTGGTGCCCACCCTTTCCACCCTCGAGGCGGCCCAGGCCCTGGCGGGAAGGGCCCAGGCCCTGGGGATTAGGCCTAGGGCCCACCTCAAGGTGGACACGGGGATGAACCGGGTGGGCTTCCCCTGGGAAAAGGCCAAGGAGGCCCTACGGGCCGTGGAAGCCCTGGGGATAAGGGTGGAGGGAGTCTATTCCCACCTGGCCACCGCTGGGGAGGACGAGGCCTTCCTCGAGGTGCAAAGAAGCCGTTTCCAAAGGGTGAAGGAGGCTTTGGGGGAAGGCCCCTTCTACCACCTGGAAAACTCCCACGGGCTTCTCCTCCACGGGGGGGAGAACGTGCGGGTTGGCCTTGCCCTCTATGGCCTCATCCCGGGCTTCGGCCTAAAGCCCATCCTCCGCCTCCGTGCCCGGCCCACCCTGGTGAAGAGGCTCAAGGCGGGTGACCGGGTGGGCTACGGAGGGGAGTACGTGGCCCGGGGTGGGGAGTGGCTTTTGACCTTGCCCGTGGGTTATGCCGATGGCCTCCCCCGGGGGGCGGTGCGCTTCGTGAAGGGCCCCGAAGGAGGCCTTTACCCGGTGGCGGGCCGCATCTCCATGGACCAGACCACGGTCCTTTCCCCGGGGCCCTGGCCCCTGGAGGCGGTCTT from Thermus neutrinimicus includes:
- a CDS encoding primosomal protein N' codes for the protein MRLLQVALPLPLPPMTYLPPLGPKGVDGEEALGKRVAVPWRGEVRVGVVVGEGGRPSHALRHAIAYLDSRPYLRPEEILFLEEAARYLFAPLGQVLADFLPPFPELKHRVRLYPGADPALLPKGLESLITWQEAKGFDPRLLDYLREAGVLQEEVGFKEGRRVLLPLQERHPEPLLDAILQVLRSLGQAESLAALARAAGVGVGRVKRLLAEGYIGYGAPREPSPQGEPLEPLFLPERPERLNGGRFGERMRLLAGLVSAGSHLVLFPEVSLLERFLRHFPQARPYHGGLSREAREALFRNPGGLVFATYGGLLLPFTPDSLVVVEEGSESYKLPSGSRAFVPPLAELRARLLGVPLTYLSLVPAVEVLEKPGLAFPVPRPRLLLVDLRREKGYPLAGRAWALLRQVEEKGRQALVLSSRLGYSALLLCADCGYKPTCPNCALPLRYHKGGKGELVCHQCGHRQPPPALCPECGSPLLEPKGPGLEWLEEELKGRLSLPVYRYSKEGKDDLGPLLAGEPGVVVGTTALLRGPVLPELALVLLPYADGFLYDADFRAAERYHRLLWALTELRPGRRPLLVLQTYTPDHPAHEALLQGSVEAFPWREKALREALDYPPKVRMVKLEVAHRKEERALEEAYALLSALKGVAREGEVLGPAPGPVPRVKGLYVFHLLLKGSTERLRELLSRLDRRRFKLDPDPHRFVGLLED
- the alr gene encoding alanine racemase, translating into MEHAVASLEARAWIEVDLKALEANWLLLKAKARGEVIPVLKAEAYGHGALPLARFLFQKGARRVAVATVGEGKALRHGGVAGEILLLGSLHPLEAEEALRLGLVPTLSTLEAAQALAGRAQALGIRPRAHLKVDTGMNRVGFPWEKAKEALRAVEALGIRVEGVYSHLATAGEDEAFLEVQRSRFQRVKEALGEGPFYHLENSHGLLLHGGENVRVGLALYGLIPGFGLKPILRLRARPTLVKRLKAGDRVGYGGEYVARGGEWLLTLPVGYADGLPRGAVRFVKGPEGGLYPVAGRISMDQTTVLSPGPWPLEAVLEVLSPDFGPTGLCAWAEARGTIPYEVAVHLSRRLPRVYRYGEEVREVLN